Sequence from the Bacteroidales bacterium genome:
TATATCCCTGTATACTTACGGAGAAGAAGTATTCGGGTCCATTGCAGCAAAAAGTTTTATCGCAGATATATACAGCAGGGTATGGAGTTTGGACAGGATGTACCTTCTTCATGTGGAATGTAGACATTTGCCTACAAAAAATAAAATCTATCGCAATATCATTTTAGGTTCCTACCTGATAATTTATAGAATAAAAGCCGGGTACGTTGAAGTCCTTCGAATTCTCCATTCACATTCAAGTATAAGAAGAATAAAGAGCTCC
This genomic interval carries:
- a CDS encoding type II toxin-antitoxin system RelE/ParE family toxin, whose translation is MAEIERKEVRISEQFDLDIISLYTYGEEVFGSIAAKSFIADIYSRVWSLDRMYLLHVECRHLPTKNKIYRNIILGSYLIIYRIKAGYVEVLRILHSHSSIRRIKSSRQIRPNPET